One window of Quercus robur chromosome 5, dhQueRobu3.1, whole genome shotgun sequence genomic DNA carries:
- the LOC126727632 gene encoding putative disease resistance protein RGA3 isoform X2 has translation MVQAMLNKFEERRLRDDAVKLWYDKLEDAYYMIDDVLDTWETAKIKLQIPKEEGEKAAHSNAPAPPEKKMKKVWSSFPSPSCCFRQVDNVSVRHEVGHKIKKLNVTLANILQGKQEFGIDLNSQPERVERLEITSFVDVSKIVGRNEYKDDPLNNLLGVGSQQESNPLVISLVGVGGIGKSTVAKLAYNDSKVRDHFQKLMWVSVSDPFDQCKVAKAIIQELAPTHESLNNTTTTLQALLCIVCDLIKDKKFFLVFDDVWAKDVPKESEKWEPFKDALTHGAQGSRILVTTRNKDAAHMMGSTKTHIINLGNLFVDDCWLIIRKIAFIDENIDQHKDLEPLGRQLADKCHGLPLAAKLIGGYMHEKRIKEQWEKVLESSLWDLEDVEKGLLGPLLLSYYELSSVEKQCFLFCAIFPKDHVINRFELIIHWMAQGYINSKGNREMEDIAEEYFEKLAMSSFFQDFEKDENDGRIKSCKMHDIVHDFAQSLTKDVCFTIEGKEEVKIDFKRARQLSLIVKETFSESIYEAKNLRTLFLHSHVHSEFNMHKSKSFDHFRCLRTLILVGPFTKLPDAVENLIHLRCFHMYGNVKIEELPETLCNLCNLQTLNIDNGAYIKKLPQGMGKLINLRQLRIDTSWHGGHTIKFPNGIGKLTCLRTLSQFYISGKDDKEGCKLGELKNLNQLRGSFKMHGLGNVVDVGEAQNAQLKKKIHLHNLVLNFLGEGQFLQEEELKEEDEESRRRMESDVAVLNALEPPSHLEKLSITRVMSTTVYTDWMTSLTNLKSLNIDGCSQLECLPPLGKLPLLKELEIWGAPNVKKLGDEFLGIESENKSKKDDCHIINIFPNLRVLKISYMKNCEEWIGMGGKREEVEEEKDSGLVSVSHPIIKIMPRLESLTIKGCHKLKCLPDYLRTTPLQKLFISKCPILKQRCKTERGDYLPIISHIPRINLR, from the coding sequence ATGGTCCAGGCGATGCTCAACAAGTTCGAGGAAAGACGACTGAGGGATGACGCTGTGAAGCTTTGGTATGATAAGCTCGAAGATGCATACTACATGATCGATGACGTGTTGGACACCTGGGAAACTGCAAAGATCAAATTACAAATTCcgaaagaagaaggagaaaaagcTGCTCATAGTAACGCTCCTGCCCCCCctgagaaaaaaatgaagaaggtaTGGTCCTCCTTTCCCTCTCCATCATGTTGCTTTCGTCAAGTTGACAATGTTTCTGTTCGTCATGAGGTTGGTCACAAGATAAAAAAACTGAATGTAACATTAGCTAATATTCTCCAAGGCAAACAGGAGTTTGGGATTGACTTGAATAGTCAACCTGAAAGAGTTGAAAGACTAGAAATTACGTCCTTTGTGGATGTTTCTAAAATAGTTGGCCGTAACGAGTACAAGGATGATCCACTGAACAACCTATTAGGCGTGGGTAGTCAACAAGAAAGCAATCCTCTGGTCATCTCCTTAGTGGGTGTAGGTGGTATAGGAAAATCAACTGTTGCCAAACTCGCCTATAATGATTCAAAAGTAAGAGATCATTTTCAGAAACTAATGTGGGTTAGTGTTTCTGATCCTTTCGATCAGTGCAAGGTTGCCAAAGCAATCATCCAGGAGCTTGCCCCTACACATGAATCCCTCAATAATACCACTACTACATTGCAAGCTCTATTGTGTATAGTTTGTGATTTGATTAAGGACAAAAAGTTCTTTCTTGTCTTTGATGATGTGTGGGCTAAAGACGTCCCCAAAGAGTCTGAAAAGTGGGAGCCTTTCAAAGATGCTCTAACACATGGTGCCCAAGGTAGCAGAATTCTAGTCACCACACGTAATAAGGATGCTGCCCACATGATGGGGAGCACCAAAACCCACATAATCAACTTAGGGAATTTATTTGTTGATGATTGTTGGTTGATTattaggaaaatagcatttattgatgaaaatatAGATCAACATAAGGATCTTGAACCCCTAGGTAGACAACTAGCAGATAAATGCCATGGCTTGCCGCTTGCAGCAAAGCTTATAGGGGGTTACATGCAcgaaaagagaataaaagaacAGTGGGAGAAAGTTTTGGAAAGTAGTTTGTGGGATTTAGAAGATGTTGAAAAAGGTCTTTTGGGACCATTGTTGTTGAGTTATTATGAATTGTCCTCAGTAGAGAAACaatgtttcttattttgtgcTATCTTTCCAAAAGATCATGTCATTAATAGATTTGAGTTAATCATCCATTGGATGGCACAAGGATATATCAACTCAAAAGGAAATAGGGAGATGGAAGACATAGCGGAAGAGTACTTTGAAAAATTAGCCATGAGCTCTTTTTTCCAAGATTTTGAGAAAGATGAGAATGATGGTAGAATTAAAAGTTGCAAAATGCATGATATTGTGCATGACTTTGCACAGTCATTGACAAAAGATGTATGCTTCACAATTGAAGGTAAAGAAGAGGTTAAGATAGACTTTAAAAGGGCTCGACAGTTGTCATTAATAGTTAAAGAAACATTTTCTGAGTCTATCTATGAAGCGAAAAATCTACGCACTCTCTTTCTTCATTCTCATGTCCACTCTGAGTTTAACATGCACAAATCCAAATCATTCGACCATTTTAGATGTTTACGAACATTAATTTTGGTTGGCCCATTTACGAAACTTCCGGATGCGGTGGAAAATTTGATACATTTAAGGTGTTTCCATATGTATGggaatgttaaaatagaagaaTTGCCTGAAACCTTATGTAATCTTTGTAATTTGCAAACTTTGAATATTGATAATGGTGCATATATCAAGAAATTACCACAGGGGATGGGTAAACTAATTAACTTAAGACAACTTAGAATTGACACAAGTTGGCATGGTGGGCACACAATAAAATTTCCAAATGGGATTGGGAAATTGACTTGTCTTAGAACATTAAGTCAATTCTACATCAGTGGTAAAGACGATAAAGAAGGATGTAAACTTggagaattaaaaaatttgaaccaaCTTCGAGGGAGCTTTAAAATGCATGGGTTGGGAAATGTGGTAGATGTAGGGGAGGCCCAGAATGCAcagttgaagaagaagatacATCTCCACAATTTGGTACTAAATTTTTTGGGTGAAGGTCAATTCTTACAGGAAGAGGAATTaaaagaggaagatgaagagagtAGAAGAAGAATGGAGAGTGATGTGGCAGTTTTGAATGCCTTAGAACCACCTTCACACTTGGAAAAATTATCAATTACTAGAGTCATGAGCACCACAGTGTATACTGATTGGATGACGTCCTTGACCAATTTGAAAAGTCTTAATATCGATGGGTGCTCTCAGCTAGAGTGTTTGCCACCTTTGGGGAAGTTGCCGTTGCTGAAAGAATTAGAAATATGGGGTGCACCAAATGTGAAAAAGTTGGGAGATGAATTTTTAGGAATAGAATCCGAAAACAAAAGCAAGAAAGACGACTGCCACATCATAAATATATTCCCAAACCTGAGAGTTCTCAAAATTAGCTATATGAAGAACTGTGAAGAATGGATTGGGATGGgtggaaagagagaagaagtggaagaagaaaaagatagtgGTTTGGTTTCAGTTTCACatccaataataaaaataatgccaCGGCTTGAAAGCCTAACAATTAAAGGCTGCCACAAATTAAAGTGTCTGCCAGACTACTTGCGTACTACTCCATTACAGAAATTATTCATTTCTAAATGTCCAATTCTCAAGCAACGTTGTAAAACAGAGAGAGGAGATTACTTGCCCATTATTTCTCACATCCCAAGAATCAACCTACGATAA
- the LOC126727632 gene encoding disease resistance protein RGA2-like isoform X1, with protein sequence MDGLLPSLVTELLKQLGSFAAQQALQELLLLVGVDEEIENLQYNFKMVQAMLNKFEERRLRDDAVKLWYDKLEDAYYMIDDVLDTWETAKIKLQIPKEEGEKAAHSNAPAPPEKKMKKVWSSFPSPSCCFRQVDNVSVRHEVGHKIKKLNVTLANILQGKQEFGIDLNSQPERVERLEITSFVDVSKIVGRNEYKDDPLNNLLGVGSQQESNPLVISLVGVGGIGKSTVAKLAYNDSKVRDHFQKLMWVSVSDPFDQCKVAKAIIQELAPTHESLNNTTTTLQALLCIVCDLIKDKKFFLVFDDVWAKDVPKESEKWEPFKDALTHGAQGSRILVTTRNKDAAHMMGSTKTHIINLGNLFVDDCWLIIRKIAFIDENIDQHKDLEPLGRQLADKCHGLPLAAKLIGGYMHEKRIKEQWEKVLESSLWDLEDVEKGLLGPLLLSYYELSSVEKQCFLFCAIFPKDHVINRFELIIHWMAQGYINSKGNREMEDIAEEYFEKLAMSSFFQDFEKDENDGRIKSCKMHDIVHDFAQSLTKDVCFTIEGKEEVKIDFKRARQLSLIVKETFSESIYEAKNLRTLFLHSHVHSEFNMHKSKSFDHFRCLRTLILVGPFTKLPDAVENLIHLRCFHMYGNVKIEELPETLCNLCNLQTLNIDNGAYIKKLPQGMGKLINLRQLRIDTSWHGGHTIKFPNGIGKLTCLRTLSQFYISGKDDKEGCKLGELKNLNQLRGSFKMHGLGNVVDVGEAQNAQLKKKIHLHNLVLNFLGEGQFLQEEELKEEDEESRRRMESDVAVLNALEPPSHLEKLSITRVMSTTVYTDWMTSLTNLKSLNIDGCSQLECLPPLGKLPLLKELEIWGAPNVKKLGDEFLGIESENKSKKDDCHIINIFPNLRVLKISYMKNCEEWIGMGGKREEVEEEKDSGLVSVSHPIIKIMPRLESLTIKGCHKLKCLPDYLRTTPLQKLFISKCPILKQRCKTERGDYLPIISHIPRINLR encoded by the coding sequence ATGGATGGTCTACTACCGTCACTCGTTACTGAACTCTTGAAGCAGTTGGGTTCATTCGCAGCCCAGCAGGCTCTACAGGAGCTACTGTTGCTTGTTGGAGTTGATGAAGAAATCGAAAATCTTCAATACAATTTCAAAATGGTCCAGGCGATGCTCAACAAGTTCGAGGAAAGACGACTGAGGGATGACGCTGTGAAGCTTTGGTATGATAAGCTCGAAGATGCATACTACATGATCGATGACGTGTTGGACACCTGGGAAACTGCAAAGATCAAATTACAAATTCcgaaagaagaaggagaaaaagcTGCTCATAGTAACGCTCCTGCCCCCCctgagaaaaaaatgaagaaggtaTGGTCCTCCTTTCCCTCTCCATCATGTTGCTTTCGTCAAGTTGACAATGTTTCTGTTCGTCATGAGGTTGGTCACAAGATAAAAAAACTGAATGTAACATTAGCTAATATTCTCCAAGGCAAACAGGAGTTTGGGATTGACTTGAATAGTCAACCTGAAAGAGTTGAAAGACTAGAAATTACGTCCTTTGTGGATGTTTCTAAAATAGTTGGCCGTAACGAGTACAAGGATGATCCACTGAACAACCTATTAGGCGTGGGTAGTCAACAAGAAAGCAATCCTCTGGTCATCTCCTTAGTGGGTGTAGGTGGTATAGGAAAATCAACTGTTGCCAAACTCGCCTATAATGATTCAAAAGTAAGAGATCATTTTCAGAAACTAATGTGGGTTAGTGTTTCTGATCCTTTCGATCAGTGCAAGGTTGCCAAAGCAATCATCCAGGAGCTTGCCCCTACACATGAATCCCTCAATAATACCACTACTACATTGCAAGCTCTATTGTGTATAGTTTGTGATTTGATTAAGGACAAAAAGTTCTTTCTTGTCTTTGATGATGTGTGGGCTAAAGACGTCCCCAAAGAGTCTGAAAAGTGGGAGCCTTTCAAAGATGCTCTAACACATGGTGCCCAAGGTAGCAGAATTCTAGTCACCACACGTAATAAGGATGCTGCCCACATGATGGGGAGCACCAAAACCCACATAATCAACTTAGGGAATTTATTTGTTGATGATTGTTGGTTGATTattaggaaaatagcatttattgatgaaaatatAGATCAACATAAGGATCTTGAACCCCTAGGTAGACAACTAGCAGATAAATGCCATGGCTTGCCGCTTGCAGCAAAGCTTATAGGGGGTTACATGCAcgaaaagagaataaaagaacAGTGGGAGAAAGTTTTGGAAAGTAGTTTGTGGGATTTAGAAGATGTTGAAAAAGGTCTTTTGGGACCATTGTTGTTGAGTTATTATGAATTGTCCTCAGTAGAGAAACaatgtttcttattttgtgcTATCTTTCCAAAAGATCATGTCATTAATAGATTTGAGTTAATCATCCATTGGATGGCACAAGGATATATCAACTCAAAAGGAAATAGGGAGATGGAAGACATAGCGGAAGAGTACTTTGAAAAATTAGCCATGAGCTCTTTTTTCCAAGATTTTGAGAAAGATGAGAATGATGGTAGAATTAAAAGTTGCAAAATGCATGATATTGTGCATGACTTTGCACAGTCATTGACAAAAGATGTATGCTTCACAATTGAAGGTAAAGAAGAGGTTAAGATAGACTTTAAAAGGGCTCGACAGTTGTCATTAATAGTTAAAGAAACATTTTCTGAGTCTATCTATGAAGCGAAAAATCTACGCACTCTCTTTCTTCATTCTCATGTCCACTCTGAGTTTAACATGCACAAATCCAAATCATTCGACCATTTTAGATGTTTACGAACATTAATTTTGGTTGGCCCATTTACGAAACTTCCGGATGCGGTGGAAAATTTGATACATTTAAGGTGTTTCCATATGTATGggaatgttaaaatagaagaaTTGCCTGAAACCTTATGTAATCTTTGTAATTTGCAAACTTTGAATATTGATAATGGTGCATATATCAAGAAATTACCACAGGGGATGGGTAAACTAATTAACTTAAGACAACTTAGAATTGACACAAGTTGGCATGGTGGGCACACAATAAAATTTCCAAATGGGATTGGGAAATTGACTTGTCTTAGAACATTAAGTCAATTCTACATCAGTGGTAAAGACGATAAAGAAGGATGTAAACTTggagaattaaaaaatttgaaccaaCTTCGAGGGAGCTTTAAAATGCATGGGTTGGGAAATGTGGTAGATGTAGGGGAGGCCCAGAATGCAcagttgaagaagaagatacATCTCCACAATTTGGTACTAAATTTTTTGGGTGAAGGTCAATTCTTACAGGAAGAGGAATTaaaagaggaagatgaagagagtAGAAGAAGAATGGAGAGTGATGTGGCAGTTTTGAATGCCTTAGAACCACCTTCACACTTGGAAAAATTATCAATTACTAGAGTCATGAGCACCACAGTGTATACTGATTGGATGACGTCCTTGACCAATTTGAAAAGTCTTAATATCGATGGGTGCTCTCAGCTAGAGTGTTTGCCACCTTTGGGGAAGTTGCCGTTGCTGAAAGAATTAGAAATATGGGGTGCACCAAATGTGAAAAAGTTGGGAGATGAATTTTTAGGAATAGAATCCGAAAACAAAAGCAAGAAAGACGACTGCCACATCATAAATATATTCCCAAACCTGAGAGTTCTCAAAATTAGCTATATGAAGAACTGTGAAGAATGGATTGGGATGGgtggaaagagagaagaagtggaagaagaaaaagatagtgGTTTGGTTTCAGTTTCACatccaataataaaaataatgccaCGGCTTGAAAGCCTAACAATTAAAGGCTGCCACAAATTAAAGTGTCTGCCAGACTACTTGCGTACTACTCCATTACAGAAATTATTCATTTCTAAATGTCCAATTCTCAAGCAACGTTGTAAAACAGAGAGAGGAGATTACTTGCCCATTATTTCTCACATCCCAAGAATCAACCTACGATAA